A section of the Carya illinoinensis cultivar Pawnee chromosome 12, C.illinoinensisPawnee_v1, whole genome shotgun sequence genome encodes:
- the LOC122289110 gene encoding uncharacterized protein LOC122289110 → MASTAPSGDQKLRKPITIQRRPFMLKDYLRDDLLSSCSSSGFKSFPRRQCCMTVRFLLEVDLEGNKKQRLLRRNRSKVAASTTMSALQRASKEVISAFKKQLPLRFFKSPSLSPSVRNIGRKETVPISLWRKLFFRHSFWRKVMYKGEGGIRRWRLFREMNNEKDKKPDQDTHDSSTTRVGRRVLSSGNKWAETQSEFTNSETIRSCSGKSESSSENDVADGKSDLPENTDSNKLCETVGEDSISGAMATTCYGANTKEWPNEEKEQFSPVSVLDFPFEDDEHTQHLDVYPTCIEGTKQKRMHKIRQCLTQIEAVNLEKRIELSEPNHEAPKSLEQSCSIPTLDNKDMLEDKEDEQIKENAQELFHFIDTQRSPNSVIIKADHKPLLDFFRERGEDQNHASASTTRGKCNHEFEHELLSKVAEDWLSGKPREMVLGWEVLKDGREVYLRDMEKGWKWRTLVEEKEVALDTEVEIWTCLLNELVLDLFPTEKNDEHFLINRV, encoded by the exons ATGGCATCGACTGCTCCCTCCGGTGATCAGAAGCTGAGAAAACCAATTACGATTCAACGGAGGCCGTTCATGCTTAAAGATTACCTCAGGGATGATCTCCTCAGCTCCTGTTCGTCCAGCGGTTTCAAATCGTTTCCACGCCGACAATGCTGCATGACCGTCCGTTTCCTCCTGGAGGTCGATCTCGAAGGGAACAAGAAACAACGACTTCTCCGTCGAAACCGTTCTAAGGTGGCCGCTTCCACCACCATGTCCGCCCTGCAAAGAGCTTCGAAGGAGGTGATCAGCGCCTTCAAGAAGCAACTTCCGCTTCGGTTCTTTAAGTCTCCGTCCCTGTCCCCGTCCGTACGAAACATTGGTAGAAAAGAAACAGTGCCCATCAGCCTGTGGCGGAAGCTCTTCTTCAGACACAGCTTCTGGAGGAAAGTCATGTACAAGGGAGAGGGCGGTATCAGACGGTGGAGATTGTTTCGTGAAATGAACAacgaaaaagataaaaaacccGATCAGGACACGCATGATTCATCCACCACTAGAGTCGGACGGAGGGTTCTGTCCAGCGGTAACAAGTGGGCCGAAACTCAGAGCGAATTCACTAACTCGGAAACTATACGGTCTTGCAGCGGAAAATCCGAGAGTTCAAGCGAAAACGACGTCGCGGATGGCAAATCCGATTTACCGGAGAATACGGACAGCAATAAACTCTGCGAAACAGTCGGTGAGGATTCCATCTCAGGAGCGATGGCCACCACTTGCTACGGAGCTAATACGAAG GAGTGGCCCAACGAGGAGAAGGAACAATTCAGTCCAGTGTCCGTGCTGGATTTTCCATTTGAAGATGACGAGCACACTCAACATCTTGATGTATATCCTACCTGTATAGAAG GGACGAAGCAAAAGCGTATGCACAAAATCCGACAGTGTCTCACTCAAATAGAAGCAGTGAATTTAGAAAAACGTATTGAGCTTTCTGAGCCGAACCATGAAGCTCCTAAATCACTCGAGCAATCTTGCTCAATTCCCACCCTGGACAACAAAGACATGTTGGAAGACAAAGAAGATgagcaaataaaagaaaacgcTCAAGAATTATTTCACTTCATTGACACACAACGATCCCCAAATAGTGTAATAATCAAGGCAGATCACAAACCATTGTTGGATTTCTTTAGGGAGAGAGGCGAAGATCAAAACCATGCAAGTGCGAGCACAACAAGAGGGAAATGTAATCATGAATTTGAGCATGAGTTATTGTCGAAGGTGGCAGAAGATTGGCTGAGTGGGAAACCACGAGAAATGGTATTAGGTTGGGAGGTCCTGAAAGATGGGAGAGAAGTGTACCTCAGGGACATGGAGAAGGGTTGGAAGTGGAGGACATTggttgaagaaaaagaagttgCATTGGACACTGAGGTTGAGATTTGGACTTGCTTGCTTAATGAGCTGGTACTTGACCTCTTTCCCACGGAGAAAAACGATGAACATTTCCTGATCAATAGGGTATAA
- the LOC122290156 gene encoding uncharacterized protein LOC122290156 → MNGTKRFGASDSIPDANETAFRNKRLMAGSTFYVPRAESPQRLAATAPLDMQRANSSWQHVRALNTQFASWVQEQMRNHPDELWEDGVRDYLTHASNIMENFSDVVKWLKANTAEGNSLFTVESQNSENKVVFETNNGDINLSQEKTGFIPSGTTTSFATSWSSGVFSSGQTSGFTSVSTTVPVSSSLSSGVFSNSQNPGSTPTGTATNFANSFSSKTFSNSQAHGCNPADTTTTFATSSSSQVFSNSQTPGFTPAVTTTSFMNSWSSGGFPNIQKPVSFGGNQSSVSIAQSSIPTNRDASDDVDGENEVEQPSSPSVKKSEEKGIVVVHEVKCKLYVKSSDPADKDAWKDKGPGKLSIKCKEGIDKGTKESKPTIVVRNDVGRLLLNALIYPGIKTNLQKNSLVAIFHTSGDGGDGNNGSNNNNVVARTFLIRTKTEEDRNKLATAIQDYAPPS, encoded by the exons ATGAATGGAACGAAACGTTTCGGCGCATCCGACTCGATCCCCGACGCGAACGAGACTGCC TTCAGGAATAAAAGATTAATGGCAGGATCTACCTTTTATGTACCCAGGGCTGAATCGCCTCAGCGGTTGGCAGCAACAGCTCCGTTGGATATGCAACGGGCTAACTCATCTTGGCAGCATGTGAGAGCTCTCAATACCCAGTTTGCAAG TTGGGTgcaagaacaaatgaggaaccATCCGGATGAACTTTGGGAAGATGGTGTCCGGGACTACCTAACTCATGCCTCAAACATTATG GAGAATTTCAGTGATGTTGTCAAGTGGCTCAAAGCTAACACAGCGGAAGGAAATAGCTTGTTCACTGTAGAATctcaaaatagtgaaaataaaGTGGTGTTTGAAACCAACAATGGGGACATAAATTTATCTCAAGAGAAAACTGGGTTTATTCCATCAGGCACCACTACAAGCTTTGCAACATCATGGAGTTCTGGAGTATTCTCAAGTGGTCAAACCTCTGGGTTTACATCAGTAAGCACAACAGTGCCTGTCTCAAGTTCCCTGAGCTCTGGAGTATTTTCAAACAGTCAAAATCCTGGATCTACTCCAACAGGCACAGCTACAAACTTTGCAAATTCATTTAGTTCGAAAACATTTTCAAACAGTCAAGCCCATGGATGTAATCCAGCAGACACAACCACAACCTTTGCAACTTCATCGAGCTCTCAAGTATTTTCAAACAGTCAAACCCCTGGGTTTACACCAGCTGTTACAACTACAAGCTTTATGAATTCATGGAGCTCTGGAGGATTCCCAAACATTCAAAAGCCTGTTTCATTTGGTG GGAATCAAAGTTCAGTCAGCATTGCTCAAAGTTCCATTCCAACTAACCGTGACGCTTCAGATGACGTGGATGGTG aaaatgaaGTGGAGCAACCTAGCAGTCCATCTGTTAAAAAGTCTGAAGAGAAGGGTATAGTTGTAGTTCATGAAGTCAAGTGCAAGCTTTATGTGAAG TCAAGTGATCCAGCAGATAAAGATGCATGGAAAGATAAAGGCCCGGGGAAGCTTTCCATTAAATGCAAAGAGGGTATCGACAAGGGTACAAAAGAATCTAAACCAACGATTGTTGTTAGAAATGAT GTTGGGAGACTGCTGCTTAATGCATTGATATATCCTGGCATCAAGACAAATTTACAGAAGAACTCCCTTGTTGCAATATTCCATACTTCG GGTGATGGTGGTGATGGAAATAATGGTAGTAACAACAATAATGTTGTGGCACGCACCTTCTTAATTAGGacaaaaacagaggaagatcgaAATAAGCTGGCCACAGCCATTCAAGACTATGCTCCACCATCTTGA